A genomic window from Rhizobium sp. EC-SD404 includes:
- a CDS encoding TolC family outer membrane protein yields the protein MTRYRKWLSTFALASIMAFSPTVSMAETILGAMSKAYENNPDLNAARAGLRATDEGVAIARSGYRPRIAAQLDVSATETSSSFGDGTDAALGLSVSQTVFDGFQTRNAVLGAQSDVFAGQEGLRSTEQDILLSAAQAFMNVVRDRQIVQIRRQNLEFLNEQLNAAQARFDVGEGTRTDVSQAQASLAAAEAGLVAARAQVSSSEAVYVQIVGAAPPASMSPAPASGGLLPPSLDTAVTSGLAEHPLVKSAQFQMNAADFSVKQAEGALLPGVNLSGSVGQDLQSGDAQATIGATLSVPIYQGGLTSAQVRQSKELLGQARINVDVARNQLRQAIVTSWTQLEASRAAIAANRAQLNASDLALSGVIEERDVGQRTTLDVLNAQQDVLTARETLAQAERDAIVASYSVLSTTGRLLVGRLGLQVAEYRPEVHYEAVQDKWYGLRTIDGR from the coding sequence ATGACGCGATACCGCAAATGGCTCTCGACATTCGCGCTTGCGTCTATCATGGCCTTCTCACCCACTGTCTCCATGGCCGAAACGATCCTCGGCGCCATGTCCAAGGCCTACGAAAACAATCCAGATTTGAATGCGGCTCGCGCTGGACTGCGGGCGACGGACGAAGGTGTTGCGATTGCCCGTTCGGGGTATCGCCCGCGCATCGCGGCGCAGCTCGATGTCTCGGCCACCGAGACGTCTTCCAGCTTCGGCGACGGCACCGACGCCGCTCTTGGACTGTCCGTATCGCAGACGGTTTTCGATGGCTTCCAAACGCGCAATGCCGTTCTCGGCGCGCAGTCGGATGTGTTCGCCGGCCAGGAAGGGCTTCGCAGCACGGAGCAGGACATCCTGCTGTCGGCTGCCCAGGCCTTCATGAACGTCGTGCGCGACCGCCAGATCGTGCAGATTCGTCGCCAGAACCTCGAATTCCTCAACGAGCAGCTGAACGCCGCCCAGGCGCGTTTCGATGTGGGTGAAGGCACCCGCACCGATGTCAGCCAGGCACAGGCTTCGCTCGCTGCAGCGGAAGCCGGCCTCGTTGCTGCACGGGCGCAGGTGAGCTCGTCGGAAGCCGTCTACGTCCAGATCGTCGGCGCTGCGCCGCCTGCCTCCATGTCGCCCGCTCCGGCGTCGGGTGGCCTGCTGCCGCCGTCGCTCGATACGGCGGTGACCTCCGGTCTCGCCGAGCACCCGCTCGTCAAGTCGGCGCAGTTCCAGATGAATGCGGCCGACTTTTCGGTCAAGCAGGCAGAAGGCGCGCTTCTTCCGGGTGTCAATCTGAGCGGCTCGGTCGGACAGGATCTCCAAAGCGGCGATGCTCAGGCCACGATCGGCGCGACCCTCTCGGTACCAATCTATCAGGGTGGTCTGACATCGGCTCAGGTGCGCCAGAGCAAGGAACTGCTCGGCCAGGCACGCATCAATGTCGATGTCGCCCGCAACCAGCTTCGCCAGGCGATCGTGACATCCTGGACGCAGCTTGAGGCCTCGCGCGCCGCAATTGCCGCGAACCGCGCTCAGCTCAATGCATCCGATCTCGCTCTCTCGGGCGTTATCGAAGAGCGCGACGTCGGTCAGCGCACCACGCTCGACGTTCTGAACGCGCAGCAGGACGTTCTCACCGCGCGCGAAACGCTGGCGCAGGCCGAGCGTGATGCGATCGTTGCCAGCTACTCGGTGCTGTCCACCACCGGCCGGCTGCTTGTCGGTCGCCTTGGTCTCCAGGTCGCCGAATACCGTCCGGAAGTCCATTACGAGGCCGTCCAGGACAAGTGGTACGGCCTGCGGACCATCGACGGACGCTAA
- a CDS encoding DUF2497 domain-containing protein, with protein MAQTGAAREPSMEEILASIRRIIETNDAASPDRGDTRPQLAAVREVPPAPQAQNIQADNRPEPQAAPSPSAAARTISLADVAARLRSTPDAQPTLVVAAPAVEDDVAMAVTSDHHQRFEREELETAADDAVDDHWNRLADEDEFEEPADGNDWPDLDAMDQSASVLHLHEHAAETAHDTRTSNEQKGGELISSAAGAKVAAAFEDLNEAVVRGQMRSFDDIAEDMLRPMLKDWLDDNLPTLVERLVREEIERVARGGRR; from the coding sequence ATGGCACAGACGGGCGCGGCGCGAGAGCCTTCCATGGAGGAAATTCTGGCCTCCATCCGCCGGATCATCGAGACCAATGATGCAGCGTCGCCGGACCGCGGCGATACCCGGCCGCAGCTCGCTGCAGTGCGCGAGGTGCCCCCCGCACCACAAGCCCAAAACATCCAGGCCGACAATCGCCCTGAACCTCAGGCAGCACCGTCACCCTCCGCTGCTGCACGGACCATATCGCTCGCCGATGTTGCTGCGCGCCTTCGGTCCACGCCGGATGCCCAGCCGACACTCGTCGTTGCAGCGCCGGCCGTTGAAGACGACGTCGCAATGGCGGTGACGTCGGACCATCACCAGCGCTTCGAGCGCGAAGAGCTGGAAACCGCCGCTGACGATGCCGTGGACGACCATTGGAACCGCTTGGCCGACGAGGATGAGTTCGAGGAGCCAGCCGACGGGAATGATTGGCCCGACCTCGATGCGATGGATCAATCGGCCTCCGTCCTTCATCTGCACGAGCATGCCGCCGAAACGGCACATGACACCCGGACATCGAATGAGCAGAAGGGCGGCGAACTCATATCGAGTGCTGCCGGCGCCAAGGTCGCTGCGGCGTTCGAGGATTTGAACGAAGCGGTCGTGCGCGGCCAGATGCGTTCCTTCGACGACATAGCCGAGGACATGCTGCGTCCGATGCTGAAGGATTGGCTCGACGATAATCTGCCGACGCTCGTGGAGCGCCTCGTGCGCGAAGAGATCGAGCGCGTGGCGCGCGGCGGCCGGCGTTAG
- a CDS encoding valine--tRNA ligase, whose product MLEKSYDAQAIEPEISKRWEEADAFRAGAGAKEGADPYTIVIPPPNVTGSLHMGHALNNTLQDALIRFERMRGKNVLWQPGMDHAGIATQMVVERQLAERQEPNRRAMGRDAFIDRVWQWKDESGGMIMNQLKRLGASADFSRERFTMDEGLSEAVLEVFVTLYKEGLIYRGKRLVNWDPKFETAISDLEVENREVEGHMWHFKYPLAGGETYEYVERDADGNVVLSETRDYIAIATTRPETMLGDGAVAVHPSDERYAPIVGKLCEIPVGPKEHRRLIPIITDEYPDKDFGSGAVKITGAHDFNDYAVAKRNDIPLYRLMDLTAALRADGEDYATCAAQAAEIVRSGELPDEATVDEINLVPDEYRGLDRYAARAKIVEAINAEGLAVMTTDVEGNTMPLVETKMIMQPFGDRSGVVIEPMLTDQWFADAATLAKPAIASVREGRTKFVPKNWEKTYFEWMENIQPWCISRQLWWGHQIPAWYGPDGTVFVEKTEEEALHAAIQHYISHEGPWKAWIEEKLETYKPGEILTRDEDVLDTWFSSALWPFSTLGWPDKTKELDTYYQTDVLVTGFDIIFFWVARMMMMGLHFMDEEPFHTVYVHALVRDKNGAKMSKSKGNVIDPLELIDEYGADALRFTLAIMAAQGRDVKLDPARIAGYRNFGTKLWNATRFAEMNGAVHGGDFDPKSATLPVNRWILTELTRTAGEMTRAMEEYRFNEAAASAYRFVWNQVCDWYLELLKPVFMAGSADEQAEARACAGFVLDSIYRLLHPFMPFMTEELWRVTATGEGRATLLCHAQWPTPDFADEAAAGELNWLVDLVTGIRSARSEMNVPPSATAPLVVVGASADTVSRLERQRDAVGRLARATSIEHAETPPRGAAQIVVGEATYCLPLGQLIDVEAEKARLDKAIGKVDADLAKIGGKLSNEKFVANAKPEVVEAEREKLADLEAQRAGLVAARERIAAAD is encoded by the coding sequence ATGCTTGAAAAATCCTATGATGCACAGGCGATCGAGCCTGAAATTTCCAAGCGTTGGGAAGAGGCGGACGCCTTCCGCGCCGGCGCCGGTGCAAAGGAGGGAGCGGACCCCTACACCATCGTCATCCCGCCGCCGAACGTCACCGGCTCGCTGCACATGGGCCACGCGCTCAACAACACGCTGCAGGATGCGCTGATCCGTTTCGAGCGCATGCGCGGCAAGAACGTGCTTTGGCAGCCGGGCATGGACCATGCGGGCATCGCCACGCAGATGGTCGTCGAGCGGCAGCTTGCAGAGCGCCAGGAACCCAACCGCCGCGCCATGGGTCGTGATGCCTTCATCGACCGCGTCTGGCAGTGGAAGGATGAATCCGGCGGGATGATCATGAACCAGCTGAAGCGCCTCGGCGCATCGGCCGACTTCTCGCGCGAGCGCTTCACCATGGACGAGGGCCTGTCGGAGGCCGTCCTCGAAGTCTTCGTCACGCTCTACAAGGAAGGCCTGATCTATCGCGGCAAGCGGTTGGTCAACTGGGATCCGAAATTCGAGACCGCAATTTCAGACCTCGAAGTCGAGAACCGCGAAGTCGAAGGCCACATGTGGCACTTCAAGTACCCGTTGGCCGGCGGCGAAACCTACGAATATGTCGAGCGCGATGCCGACGGAAACGTCGTGCTCAGCGAGACCCGCGACTACATCGCGATCGCCACGACCCGTCCGGAAACGATGCTCGGCGATGGCGCCGTTGCCGTTCATCCATCGGATGAGCGTTATGCACCTATCGTCGGAAAGCTCTGCGAGATTCCCGTCGGTCCGAAAGAGCACCGCCGTCTGATTCCGATCATCACCGACGAATATCCTGACAAGGATTTCGGCTCGGGTGCGGTCAAGATTACCGGTGCGCACGACTTCAACGACTACGCGGTCGCCAAGCGCAACGATATCCCGCTCTACCGCCTGATGGACCTGACGGCCGCGCTGCGCGCTGACGGCGAAGACTACGCGACCTGCGCCGCGCAGGCTGCCGAGATCGTCCGTTCAGGCGAGCTTCCTGACGAGGCGACAGTCGACGAGATCAATCTCGTTCCCGACGAATACCGCGGTCTGGACCGGTATGCGGCGCGTGCGAAGATTGTTGAGGCGATCAACGCCGAAGGTCTCGCCGTCATGACGACCGACGTTGAGGGCAACACCATGCCGCTCGTCGAGACGAAGATGATCATGCAGCCCTTCGGCGATCGCTCCGGCGTCGTCATCGAACCGATGCTGACGGACCAGTGGTTCGCGGACGCCGCGACATTGGCGAAGCCGGCCATCGCCTCGGTCCGCGAAGGACGCACGAAGTTCGTCCCGAAGAACTGGGAAAAGACCTATTTCGAATGGATGGAGAACATCCAGCCCTGGTGCATCTCGCGCCAGTTGTGGTGGGGTCACCAGATCCCCGCCTGGTATGGCCCGGACGGCACCGTTTTCGTCGAGAAGACGGAAGAGGAGGCGCTTCACGCCGCCATTCAGCACTACATTTCCCACGAAGGTCCGTGGAAGGCTTGGATCGAGGAGAAGCTCGAGACCTACAAGCCCGGCGAGATTTTGACCCGTGACGAGGACGTTCTCGACACGTGGTTCTCCTCCGCGCTGTGGCCGTTCTCGACGCTTGGCTGGCCAGACAAAACGAAGGAACTGGACACCTATTACCAGACCGACGTTCTTGTCACCGGCTTCGACATCATCTTCTTCTGGGTCGCCCGCATGATGATGATGGGCCTGCACTTCATGGACGAAGAGCCGTTCCATACGGTTTATGTCCACGCTCTCGTTCGCGACAAGAACGGCGCGAAGATGTCGAAGTCGAAGGGCAACGTCATCGATCCGCTCGAACTCATCGATGAGTATGGCGCGGACGCGCTGCGCTTCACGCTGGCGATCATGGCGGCGCAGGGTCGCGACGTGAAGCTCGATCCGGCCCGCATCGCCGGCTACCGGAACTTCGGCACCAAGCTCTGGAATGCGACGCGCTTCGCCGAGATGAACGGCGCCGTTCACGGCGGCGATTTCGATCCTAAATCTGCGACCCTCCCGGTCAATCGCTGGATTCTGACGGAACTCACCCGGACTGCGGGCGAGATGACGCGCGCGATGGAGGAATACCGCTTCAACGAGGCCGCCGCGAGCGCCTACCGGTTCGTCTGGAACCAGGTCTGCGACTGGTATCTCGAGCTTCTGAAGCCCGTGTTCATGGCCGGAAGTGCAGACGAGCAGGCCGAAGCACGAGCCTGCGCCGGCTTTGTCCTCGATTCCATCTATCGCCTGCTCCATCCGTTCATGCCGTTCATGACGGAAGAGCTGTGGCGGGTGACAGCCACGGGCGAGGGCCGTGCAACGCTTCTGTGCCACGCCCAATGGCCGACGCCGGACTTCGCCGACGAGGCCGCAGCCGGCGAACTCAACTGGCTGGTCGATCTCGTCACCGGCATCCGGTCGGCGCGTTCAGAGATGAACGTTCCGCCCTCGGCAACGGCCCCGCTGGTCGTGGTTGGTGCATCCGCCGACACCGTCTCGCGGCTGGAACGCCAGCGCGATGCAGTCGGCCGGCTGGCGCGCGCAACGTCGATCGAGCATGCCGAGACGCCGCCGCGGGGTGCGGCACAGATCGTGGTGGGAGAGGCGACCTACTGCCTGCCGCTCGGCCAGTTGATCGATGTGGAAGCCGAAAAGGCGCGGCTCGACAAGGCGATCGGCAAGGTCGATGCGGATCTCGCCAAGATAGGCGGTAAGCTCTCGAACGAAAAGTTCGTCGCCAACGCGAAGCCGGAAGTCGTCGAGGCCGAGCGCGAGAAACTCGCCGACCTCGAAGCTCAGCGCGCCGGTCTGGTAGCAGCCCGCGAGCGGATTGCTGCGGCCGACTGA
- a CDS encoding OmpP1/FadL family transporter encodes MKRALLISTALGVAFSASQAFAGGLERGGYNIDLLFDPSDYAADASVTYVMPKRELDNVVDVNPANGLGSNGIGGGQSSGVRDTESYFVPRVGFKAGFAEAADCLVQYSQPWGAHSNPGADWVGANSNIETKIDSHSADFTCSYRFAVGPGQFRIIGGGYYQEVEGFKERLVAPVPLLAPGAGSGVGRLDLEGNGWGYRVGAAYEMPEIALRASLVYNSEVDLGDVTGTLDLRQVPGAIDPTNPFLGGVTDVFGTATMPQSVELKVQSGVAPGWLAFGSVKWVDWSVLQTLPFCPTAFSAIPCSSGGPTEATSLELLYQDGWTVSAGVGHKFSETISGAASLTWDRGTSTTLGTQTDTWTVSGGLSYTPSEMVELRFGGALGVLTSGSSIDSDVTYDFGNDFVGALQAGAKIRF; translated from the coding sequence ATGAAGCGTGCACTACTTATTTCGACGGCTCTTGGCGTCGCATTTTCGGCCAGCCAGGCTTTTGCCGGCGGTCTGGAACGCGGCGGCTACAACATCGATCTCCTGTTCGATCCGAGCGACTACGCAGCTGACGCCAGCGTGACCTACGTCATGCCGAAGCGCGAACTCGACAACGTCGTGGACGTCAATCCTGCAAACGGCCTGGGTTCGAACGGCATTGGCGGCGGTCAGTCCAGCGGCGTTCGTGACACGGAAAGCTATTTCGTTCCGCGTGTCGGCTTCAAGGCCGGTTTCGCCGAAGCGGCAGACTGCCTCGTGCAGTACTCGCAGCCTTGGGGTGCGCATTCCAATCCGGGTGCTGACTGGGTCGGTGCGAACTCGAACATCGAGACCAAGATCGACAGCCACAGCGCCGACTTCACCTGCTCCTACCGCTTCGCGGTCGGTCCCGGCCAGTTCCGCATCATCGGCGGCGGCTACTACCAGGAAGTCGAAGGCTTCAAGGAGCGTCTTGTCGCTCCGGTTCCGCTTCTCGCACCAGGCGCCGGCTCGGGCGTCGGTCGTCTCGACCTCGAAGGCAACGGCTGGGGCTACCGCGTCGGCGCCGCCTACGAGATGCCCGAGATCGCCCTTCGTGCAAGCCTCGTCTACAATTCCGAAGTCGATCTCGGCGATGTGACAGGTACGCTCGACCTGCGGCAGGTCCCCGGTGCCATCGATCCGACAAACCCGTTCCTCGGCGGCGTCACCGATGTTTTCGGCACGGCGACAATGCCGCAGAGCGTCGAACTCAAGGTTCAATCGGGTGTTGCTCCGGGCTGGCTCGCATTTGGTAGCGTGAAGTGGGTCGACTGGAGCGTCCTGCAGACGCTGCCCTTCTGCCCGACCGCGTTCAGCGCCATTCCTTGCTCGTCAGGTGGCCCGACGGAAGCAACGTCGCTGGAACTGCTCTACCAGGATGGCTGGACAGTGTCGGCGGGTGTCGGCCACAAGTTCTCCGAGACGATCAGCGGTGCTGCATCGCTCACTTGGGATCGTGGCACATCGACAACGCTCGGCACCCAGACAGACACGTGGACGGTGTCCGGTGGCCTGTCCTACACGCCAAGCGAAATGGTTGAACTGCGCTTCGGCGGCGCGCTCGGTGTGCTGACGTCCGGCTCGTCGATCGACAGCGATGTCACCTACGATTTCGGCAACGACTTCGTCGGCGCGCTGCAGGCCGGCGCCAAGATCCGCTTCTGA
- the ilvD gene encoding dihydroxy-acid dehydratase, which yields MDVKSFDKSKLPSRHTTVGPARAPHRSYLYAVGLSAEEINQPLVGVASCWNEAAPCNISLMRQAQVVKKGVAAARGTPREFCTITVTDGIAMGHQGMKASLVSRDVIADSVELTMRGHCYDAIVGLAGCDKSLPGMMMAMVRLNVPSIFIYGGSILPGSFRGRQITVQDVFEAVGQHSVGAMSDEDLLEIEQVACPSAGSCGAQFTANTMATVAEAIGLALPYSCGAPAPYEIRDRFCYASGEKVMELIARNIRPRDIVTRRALENAAAVVAATGGSTNAALHLPAIAHECGIEFDLFDVAEIFRKTPYIADLKPGGRYVAKDMFEAGGIPLLMKTMLEHGYLHGDCMTVTGRTIAENMEYVRWNEQQDVVRPADKPITATGGVVGLRGNLAPEGAIVKVAGMTNQKFSGTARCFDSEEACFEAVSQRDYKEGDVIVIRYEGPKGGPGMREMLATTAAIYGQGMGDKVALITDGRFSGATRGFCIGHVGPEAAEGGPIGLLRDGDIIEIDAVAGTLNVKLTDEELKARAADWRPRESDYASGVLWKYAQTVGSARYGAVTHPGGAKEKHCYADI from the coding sequence ATGGACGTCAAATCGTTCGACAAATCGAAACTTCCGAGCCGTCATACGACGGTAGGTCCAGCGCGGGCTCCGCACCGGTCGTATCTTTATGCCGTGGGTCTCTCGGCTGAAGAGATCAATCAGCCGCTCGTCGGCGTTGCCAGCTGCTGGAACGAGGCGGCGCCGTGCAACATCTCGCTTATGCGCCAGGCGCAGGTGGTGAAGAAGGGCGTTGCCGCCGCGCGTGGTACCCCGCGCGAATTCTGCACCATCACCGTGACCGACGGCATCGCCATGGGCCACCAGGGCATGAAGGCGTCGCTCGTTTCGCGTGATGTGATCGCCGACAGCGTCGAGCTTACCATGCGTGGCCATTGCTACGATGCCATTGTCGGTCTCGCCGGCTGCGACAAATCCCTGCCGGGCATGATGATGGCGATGGTTCGCCTCAACGTGCCTTCGATCTTCATTTATGGCGGGTCGATCCTGCCCGGCTCGTTTCGCGGACGCCAGATCACCGTTCAGGACGTCTTCGAGGCTGTCGGCCAGCATTCGGTGGGTGCCATGTCGGACGAGGACCTGCTCGAGATCGAACAGGTCGCCTGTCCCTCCGCCGGTTCCTGCGGCGCGCAGTTCACGGCCAACACGATGGCGACCGTCGCCGAGGCGATCGGCCTTGCGCTGCCTTATAGCTGCGGCGCGCCGGCACCATACGAAATTCGCGACCGGTTCTGCTACGCCTCGGGCGAGAAGGTGATGGAGCTCATCGCTCGCAACATCCGTCCGCGCGACATCGTGACGAGGCGGGCGCTCGAAAATGCTGCAGCCGTCGTCGCGGCAACAGGCGGTTCCACGAACGCCGCGCTGCACCTCCCGGCGATCGCGCATGAATGCGGCATCGAGTTCGATCTCTTCGACGTTGCCGAGATCTTCCGCAAGACGCCTTATATCGCCGATTTGAAGCCCGGCGGACGTTATGTCGCCAAGGATATGTTCGAGGCCGGCGGCATTCCGCTCCTGATGAAGACCATGCTCGAGCACGGCTATCTTCATGGCGATTGCATGACCGTCACAGGCCGCACTATCGCCGAAAACATGGAATATGTCCGCTGGAATGAGCAGCAGGATGTCGTTCGCCCAGCCGATAAGCCCATTACGGCAACGGGCGGTGTCGTGGGGCTACGGGGCAACCTCGCGCCGGAAGGCGCGATCGTGAAGGTTGCCGGCATGACGAACCAGAAATTCTCCGGAACCGCGCGCTGCTTCGACAGCGAGGAAGCCTGCTTCGAGGCCGTTAGCCAGCGCGACTACAAGGAAGGCGACGTCATCGTCATTCGCTACGAGGGTCCCAAAGGCGGCCCCGGAATGCGTGAGATGCTGGCGACGACCGCTGCGATCTACGGCCAGGGCATGGGCGACAAGGTCGCACTGATCACCGACGGTCGGTTTTCTGGCGCAACGCGCGGCTTCTGCATCGGCCATGTCGGCCCGGAAGCGGCCGAAGGTGGTCCGATCGGACTGCTGCGCGACGGCGACATCATCGAGATCGATGCTGTCGCCGGCACGCTGAACGTCAAGCTGACGGACGAGGAACTAAAGGCCCGAGCTGCGGATTGGAGACCGCGGGAAAGCGATTACGCCTCAGGCGTGCTCTGGAAATACGCACAGACGGTGGGATCGGCGCGCTACGGCGCTGTGACCCATCCGGGCGGCGCTAAAGAAAAACACTGCTATGCGGATATTTGA
- a CDS encoding tetratricopeptide repeat protein, protein MMGFVASVATVCCAAAPARAFDPDAGVTRESGPFDLFRFGFSAYKNGDKNGDKDDAVEAYRYAAEKGHPGARWALANMYAYGDGVEENDYEAFKIYHEIAQQGVEPGSEDLGYFVNALMSLAGYYKRGIPGSPVAVDMVQARQLYFHAASAFGLADAQFELARLMMDGLGGDDDVHQAKKWLNRAAQTGHAGATALLGHQLFTEGQVVRGLAYMTSGLERAGDAEKIWIRTLQEQAFSIADENDRRTAIALAQDLIARQ, encoded by the coding sequence ATGATGGGTTTTGTTGCGAGCGTCGCGACCGTTTGCTGTGCGGCAGCGCCGGCGCGTGCATTCGATCCAGATGCCGGCGTGACGCGCGAATCCGGGCCTTTCGATCTCTTCCGCTTCGGCTTTTCCGCTTACAAGAACGGCGACAAGAACGGCGACAAGGACGACGCCGTCGAAGCCTATCGCTATGCCGCCGAAAAGGGTCATCCCGGTGCGCGCTGGGCACTCGCCAACATGTATGCCTATGGCGATGGCGTCGAAGAGAACGACTACGAGGCCTTCAAAATCTACCACGAGATCGCCCAGCAGGGTGTCGAACCGGGGTCCGAAGATCTCGGCTATTTCGTCAATGCCCTGATGTCGCTTGCCGGCTACTACAAGCGTGGCATTCCGGGAAGCCCGGTGGCTGTCGACATGGTGCAGGCTCGCCAGCTCTATTTCCACGCGGCTTCGGCCTTTGGCCTGGCCGATGCGCAGTTCGAGCTCGCTCGTTTGATGATGGACGGGCTGGGTGGCGACGACGATGTCCACCAGGCGAAGAAATGGCTGAACCGCGCGGCTCAGACGGGCCATGCAGGCGCAACCGCGCTGCTGGGGCACCAGCTCTTCACCGAAGGCCAGGTCGTTCGTGGCTTGGCCTATATGACGAGCGGCCTGGAACGGGCAGGCGACGCCGAGAAGATCTGGATCCGCACGCTGCAGGAACAGGCCTTCTCGATCGCAGACGAGAACGACCGTCGCACTGCGATCGCACTGGCCCAGGATCTCATTGCGCGCCAGTAG
- the xth gene encoding exodeoxyribonuclease III gives MKIVTWNINGIKARLDNLLTWLKETDADVICLQEIKSVDENFPRLEIETLGFHVETHGQKGFNGVAILSRTSPDEVLRGLPGDDADDHARFMEAVFSTASGVVRVACIYLPNGNPIDTPKFPYKLAWMKRLHTWLEGRLALEEPIVIAGDYNVIPEPYDCYNPAAWLGDALFQPETRNAYRMLQHLGMTDAVRAVSDAPALYTFWDYQAGAWQKNNGIRIDHLLLSPEAASKLVSADIDRQVRSWEKPSDHVPAAAVLAF, from the coding sequence ATGAAAATCGTCACCTGGAACATCAACGGAATCAAGGCGCGGCTGGACAATCTTCTCACATGGCTGAAGGAGACGGATGCCGACGTGATCTGCCTTCAGGAGATCAAATCCGTCGACGAGAACTTCCCGCGGCTTGAGATCGAGACGCTCGGCTTCCATGTCGAGACTCACGGCCAGAAGGGCTTCAACGGCGTCGCGATCCTGTCGCGCACATCGCCTGACGAGGTTTTACGCGGTCTTCCCGGAGACGATGCCGACGACCACGCGCGGTTCATGGAAGCGGTCTTTTCCACCGCCTCAGGCGTCGTGCGGGTCGCGTGCATCTATCTGCCGAACGGAAATCCGATCGACACGCCGAAATTCCCCTACAAGCTCGCCTGGATGAAGCGGCTTCACACCTGGCTGGAAGGGCGCCTTGCGCTCGAGGAGCCGATCGTGATTGCCGGCGACTACAACGTCATTCCCGAGCCCTATGATTGCTATAACCCGGCTGCATGGCTGGGCGATGCCCTGTTCCAGCCCGAAACGCGCAACGCCTACCGCATGCTACAGCACCTCGGCATGACCGACGCGGTGCGCGCGGTGAGCGACGCGCCAGCGCTCTATACATTCTGGGACTATCAGGCCGGCGCCTGGCAGAAGAACAACGGCATCCGGATCGACCATCTGCTGCTCTCGCCGGAAGCTGCCTCGAAGCTCGTATCCGCCGACATCGACCGGCAGGTGCGCAGCTGGGAAAAGCCGTCGGACCACGTGCCAGCAGCGGCCGTCCTGGCCTTCTGA
- the erpA gene encoding iron-sulfur cluster insertion protein ErpA: MTIQDIQKVTLSEAAARRVAAIIAAEPSKSALRVSVEGGGCSGFSYKFDLVDDQQDDDLVLGGDTGKVLIDSMSLVYMAGSEIDFVDDLMGQSFQIRNPNAIASCGCGTSFSI, translated from the coding sequence ATGACCATCCAAGATATCCAGAAAGTGACATTGTCGGAGGCCGCCGCCCGTCGCGTGGCCGCGATCATCGCTGCCGAACCATCGAAATCGGCCCTGCGCGTCTCGGTCGAAGGTGGCGGCTGCTCAGGGTTTTCCTACAAGTTCGATCTGGTGGACGACCAGCAGGACGACGATCTCGTTCTCGGCGGAGACACGGGAAAGGTGCTGATCGATTCCATGTCGCTCGTCTACATGGCCGGTTCGGAGATCGATTTCGTCGATGATTTGATGGGCCAGAGCTTCCAGATCCGCAATCCGAACGCGATCGCGTCCTGTGGCTGCGGCACCAGCTTCTCGATCTGA